From the genome of Pseudomonas mohnii:
TCACGGCCAAGCACACCGACGGTCGTCCGGTGGGACGTGGCGCTGGGGATTTCATTGAGAAATACGTATTCCCCAACGGCGAGCTGCCGCACCTGTCGATGATCTCTGCCGAGATCAGCGAGGCAGGGCTCGAGATCGTCGATGTCGAGAGCCTGCGCCTGCACTACGCACGCACTCTGGACCACTGGAGCGAACGCCTCGAAGACAACCTTGAAGCCGCCGCCAAAGAGGTGCCGGATCAAGCGTTGCGGATCTGGCGGTTGTACCTGGCAGGATGCGCCTACGCGTTCGCCAGGGGCTGGATTAACCTGCACCAGATCCTTGCGGTGAAGACCCACCCCGATGGCAGCCATGAATTGCCGTGGACCCGCGACGACATCTATACGCCTTAAAGAATCGGCGAAATAAGCCGGGCAACCCGCATGCCGACCTGTTGCAGGCGGTGGGTTTCCCGGCTTTCTTCTTTGGCGATTTCGTGCGCCTGGGCGAAGTCGTCGTTGAGCATGCGCTCCACCTCGGCAGCAAAGGCGCTATCGACCGTCAGCAACATCACTTCGAAGTTCAGCCGGAACGAACGGTTGTCCAGGTTGGCGCTGCCAATGGCGCTGATTTCACTGTCGATCAAGACCACCTTCTGATGCAGGAAACCGGGCTGGTAGCGGAACACGCGTACCCCGGCACGCACCGCTTCGAAGGCATACAGGCTGGAGGCTGCATAGACGATTCGGTGATCGGGTCGTGATGGCAGCAGCAGCCGCACATCCACCCCACGCAATACCGCCAGGCGCAAGGCGGCGAACACCGCTTCGTCCGGGATGAAATACGGACTGGTGATCCACACCCGCTCGGTCGCCGCATGGATGGCTTCGACGAAAAATAACGAACAGGTTTCGTAGGAATCCGCTGGCCCGCTGGCCAGCAATTGGCAGAGCACTCCGTCATCCGGGTACACATCCGGCAGAATCAGGGGCGGCAGTGCGCGCGCGGCCCAGAACCAGTCTTCGGCAAAGGACTCTTGCATGCACGCCACCACCGGGCCACGGACGCGCACATGGGTATCACGCCAAGGGGCCAGGGGCGGTTTCTCGCCCATGTATTCGTCGCCGACGTTGTGCCCGCCGACGAAGCCCAGCATCCCGTCCACGACGACGATCTTGCGGTGATTTCGAAAGTTGACCTGAAAGCGGTTAAGCCAGCCGCTGCGGGTCGCGAAGGCTTTGACCTCGACGCCGCCCTCACGCAACGACTGCACATAACTGTGGGGCAGGGAGTGACTGCCAATCCGGTCGTACAGCAAGTAAATCGCCACGCCTTCAGCGGCTTTGTGCAGCAGCAAATCTCGCAGACGCTGACCGAGGCGGTCGTCGTGGACGATGAAGAACTGGATCAGGACGGCTTCCTTTGCCTGACTGATGGCGTCGAAAATCGCATCGAACGTGACTTGACCGTTGATCAACAGTCGCACTTCGTTGTTGGCCAGGCACGGCATACGGCCCAACTTCGGCATGGCTCTTAATGAGGCGTATGCGGTGGAGGCGCGAGCCGTGAGCGCTTCTTCTACCCATGGCCGCCAATTGAGCTCGGAGATCGCCCTGCGCATTTCTTCGTTGGCCTGGCGCCGGGCCTTGACGTAAGCGTTGAACGTACTGCGGCCAAACACCAGATAAGGGATGAGCGTCAGGTAAGGTATAAAAACCAGGGACAGGGCCCAAGCGATCGATCCCTGGGCGGTGCGTACGGTCAGCACCGCGTGTATCGCCGTGATCATGCCCAGAAAGTGCAGCAGAGCAATCGTGTAGCCAAAAATATGGGGGCCAAAATAATCCATGGGGGGCAGCCTTGCTCCTGAAGATTCAATGCGTAACAGACCATGTTCCGGGCAGAATGTCGCTATTTAATTGACCCATGAACCGAAGCCCGTGGCTGACGTCTAACGGCCACTACTGATCAGGAGTTACACGATGAACGTTCGTCTGCTGGGTTTGGCCATTGCACTGGGTTTGGCGCTTCCTGTGGCCGCTCAGGCGCAAATGCTTCAGCCAGGCTTGTGGGAATTGACCTCAAGCAATATGAAAGTCGATGACCAGAACCTGCCGGATCTGCAATTGATCCTCGGTCAGCTTCAAAGTCAGATGACCCCTGAACAGCGCGCGCAGCTGGAAAAGCAGGGCATCACCATGGGCGGTAAAGGAATCCGCGCGTGCTTGACCCCGGAGCAGGTCAAGACTGACAACATTCCACTGACGGACCCGCAATCGGGCTGCAAGCAGGAAATCACTGATCGCAGCGGCAACCAGTGGAAATTCCGCTTCAGTTGTCCAAAGGCGCAAGGTGCAGGTGTCGCCACGTTCCTCAGCGATCGTGAGTTCACAACCAAGGTTAACGGCACCTTCAATGCCACCGGTATTCAGCAGAAGGGCAGTCTCGATACCCGCGCCGTGTGGTTGGGGCAGGATTGCGGAACCGTGAAGCCCAGGGCTTAAAAGCTTCGCGGGCCAGCCTCGTTCCTGCAGATGTCACCGACTGACAGGGAATGAGGCGGGTTCGCGAGGGTGCTGCGTTTACACGTGCTCATTTCCCGGTTGCTTCAACCATTCACACGCCGCCTCAACCTTCATCCTGCCGAAATCCTCACCGGTGCGACTGCGTACACTGACGAACCCACCCGCCTGCTCTTTCTCGCCAATCACGATCAGGTAGGGCACCGTTTGGCTGTGCTGGCGAATCTTGTAACCGACTTTTTCATGTCGCAGATCCGCCGCGGCGCGCACGCCAGTGCGGCGCAAGGTTTCGGTCACCGATTGTGCATAAGTCGCCTGACGTTCATCGATGCTCACGACCATCACATGGGGAGGCAGGCGCCACTGTTGCAGCTCCTGGTGGCTGGACCAACACGTACCGTAGATCCGTTGCTGCAAGGTCCCGCTGATGTGATCAAGGGCGAATGCTTGCAGGACCTTGGTGGTGGGCACGTGCGGTCCAGTCGTTAAATACTCGGAGTCACCCAGGCGGTAGACCGACAAGTGCTCAGGGTGCATGGAGGGAGAGGGCGTCTCGCGGCGACGTATTGAGTGGTTGGTCGCGGCCAGTGACTGCATGCGCGCTTCGATCAGGGGCAAATCGGTCGAGGTCAGGGGGCGCTCGACAGCAAACTCGCAAAAGAATCCGTCACCCAGCACCGAGCCCGTGCGCATTTGCGCGTGGGAATGCAGTTGCTTGACCGCCATGGCCAGCATCAACGAGCAGGACCGTCGCAGGATTTCCAGCCCATCGGGCTCGCGCGGCGTCACAATGCTGACCCTGGCGTTCGCCTTGATCATGAATTCGCAGTCCACTAGCGCACCTTCCACCCGGCCTGCTACTGCCGCATTGGCCAGCCCTGGACCGATACTCGCGGCAACCTCATGGACGGATAGCGGTTGATCGTATTCACGCAATGAACCATCGGGGAGGGTGATCTTGATCATGGTTATTGTTCTCAAATGCTTCGATCACACGCATGAACATTAGAGGTAAAGGTTATCGTTTGTCATTTAGACCTTCTTCCTATTCGACCACTGCCCCCGACGGCCATGTTCAGAACTCGTTCTTCAGGGCCTTGTAGCCAGGCGCCAGAACGCGGTAGGTCACCGGATCATGGTTTGCTCAACGCGTTGTAGAGGGTATTGAGGTTGTGTTCGAACAACCCGGCAAACGTACTGGCCTGACCGCTCGACGCGAGCGCGTCGGAGTACAGGGTGCCGCCGATCTGCGCCCCGCTTTCGTCGGCGATCTGCTTGAGCAGGCGGGCGTCCTTGATGTTTTCCATGAACACCGCTTTGACCTTGGCCTGACGAATCTGGGTGATCAGCGCAGCGACTTCGCTGGCCGAAGGTTCGCGTTCGGTCGACAGGCCTTGAGGCGCCATGAAGTCGATTCCATACGCCTGGCCGAGATAGCCGAAAGCGTCATGGGACGTGACGATCTTGCGATGGCCCGGGGGAAGCGAGCCGAGCTTGGCCTTGGCTTCGGCCAGCAGTGCGTGGATCTGCTTCAGGTAGGTTTGGCTGTTGCGTTGGTAGTCGGCTTTGTTCGCGGGATCGGCGGCGATCAGCGCTTTGGCGATGTTGTTGATGTACAGCTCGGTGTTCGCCAGGTTGTGCCAGGCATGGGGGTCTGGAATGGATTCGCCGTCCTCCTCCAGTGAGCGCGGAATGACGCCGTGGCTGGCGCTGATCAACGGTGCTTTGGTTTCACTGCTGGCCACCAGGCGATCCAGCCACGGTTCGAAACCCAAGCCATTCTTGATGATGAGTTTGGCCTTCAACAGCGCTTTCGCGTCATCTGGCGTCGGTTCGTAAGTGTGGGCATCGGCGTCCGGGCCGACCATGTTGGTGATCTGGATATGTTCGCCACCGACCTGATGCGTCATGTCGGCGAGGATGCTGAAACTGGTGACCACCTGAAGTTTTTCTGCAGCGGACAGCGACATCGACACCATCAAACTGAACAGCACGAGTAAAGCGCGCGTCGGGTAATACCTCATTGGGATGTGAGCAAAGGAGGGCGGCGCAGCAATCCGTGCACCGGTCCGAACACCACGGACACCAGATAGAAACCGCCGGCCACCAGCACAATGGCGGGACCGCTGGGAAGCGAGTCATGGAACGACAGCAGCAGACCGAGCCACACCGAGACGCTGCCGAGCAACGCCGCAATGGCGATCAGCACCGGCAGTCGACGGCTCCAGAAGCGCGCAGCGGCGGCGGGCAGCATCATCAAGCCAACCACCATCAAGGCCCCGATCGCCTGGAAACCAATAACCAGATTCAGCACCACGAGCGTCAGGAAGACGCCATGGACCAGTGGACCGAGCCGGCTGACGATTTGCAGGAAAAGCGGGTCGAGGGTGTCCAGCACCAGCGGACGGTAGATCAACAGCAGGGTGATCAGGCTGAAGCCGCAGACCCACAACATGCCAGTCAATGTCGGAGCATCGACCGCCAGCGCGGAGCCGAACAGCAGGTGCAGCAAGTCCAGGCGTTTACCGGCCATCCCGAGGATCAGTACGCCGCTGGCCAGTGAGATCGGGTACACAGCGGCGAGGCTGGCGTCTTCCCGCAGGCCGGTGCGACGGGTGACCCATGCGGCGAGACCCGCCATGCCAAGGCCTGCGGCAAGACCGCCGATGGTCAGTGCGCCGAGGCTCAAACCGGCGAGCCAGAAGCCCAGTGCTGCACCGGGCAAGATGCCATGGGCCACCGCGTCCCCCATCAGGCTCATGCGTCGCAAGATCAGAAATACGCCAAGCGGCGCTGTGCTGCACGCCAGCGTCAGGCCACCGAGCAACGCTCGGCGCATGAAGACGAACTCGTGAAAGGGTTGCCAAAGATCGACGGCAGCGAGCATCAGGCCACCTGCGTTTGCGGTTGTTGATGGATCAAGTCCACGCTCTGCCCGAGGACACACCCACTGCTTTTGATCAGCAGGGTTTGAGGCATGTGTTCGCGAACGGCGGCCAGGTCGTGGCAGACGACGACCAACGTCCGGCCCTCGGCATGCCAGGCGTGAATGTGTTCCCAGAGCAGCGCCTGACCCGATTCATCGAGGGCCGCATGAGGTTCAT
Proteins encoded in this window:
- a CDS encoding metal ABC transporter substrate-binding protein → MRYYPTRALLVLFSLMVSMSLSAAEKLQVVTSFSILADMTHQVGGEHIQITNMVGPDADAHTYEPTPDDAKALLKAKLIIKNGLGFEPWLDRLVASSETKAPLISASHGVIPRSLEEDGESIPDPHAWHNLANTELYINNIAKALIAADPANKADYQRNSQTYLKQIHALLAEAKAKLGSLPPGHRKIVTSHDAFGYLGQAYGIDFMAPQGLSTEREPSASEVAALITQIRQAKVKAVFMENIKDARLLKQIADESGAQIGGTLYSDALASSGQASTFAGLFEHNLNTLYNALSKP
- a CDS encoding His/Gly/Thr/Pro-type tRNA ligase C-terminal domain-containing protein codes for the protein MIKITLPDGSLREYDQPLSVHEVAASIGPGLANAAVAGRVEGALVDCEFMIKANARVSIVTPREPDGLEILRRSCSLMLAMAVKQLHSHAQMRTGSVLGDGFFCEFAVERPLTSTDLPLIEARMQSLAATNHSIRRRETPSPSMHPEHLSVYRLGDSEYLTTGPHVPTTKVLQAFALDHISGTLQQRIYGTCWSSHQELQQWRLPPHVMVVSIDERQATYAQSVTETLRRTGVRAAADLRHEKVGYKIRQHSQTVPYLIVIGEKEQAGGFVSVRSRTGEDFGRMKVEAACEWLKQPGNEHV
- a CDS encoding DUF3617 domain-containing protein, translated to MNVRLLGLAIALGLALPVAAQAQMLQPGLWELTSSNMKVDDQNLPDLQLILGQLQSQMTPEQRAQLEKQGITMGGKGIRACLTPEQVKTDNIPLTDPQSGCKQEITDRSGNQWKFRFSCPKAQGAGVATFLSDREFTTKVNGTFNATGIQQKGSLDTRAVWLGQDCGTVKPRA
- the cls gene encoding cardiolipin synthase; translated protein: MDYFGPHIFGYTIALLHFLGMITAIHAVLTVRTAQGSIAWALSLVFIPYLTLIPYLVFGRSTFNAYVKARRQANEEMRRAISELNWRPWVEEALTARASTAYASLRAMPKLGRMPCLANNEVRLLINGQVTFDAIFDAISQAKEAVLIQFFIVHDDRLGQRLRDLLLHKAAEGVAIYLLYDRIGSHSLPHSYVQSLREGGVEVKAFATRSGWLNRFQVNFRNHRKIVVVDGMLGFVGGHNVGDEYMGEKPPLAPWRDTHVRVRGPVVACMQESFAEDWFWAARALPPLILPDVYPDDGVLCQLLASGPADSYETCSLFFVEAIHAATERVWITSPYFIPDEAVFAALRLAVLRGVDVRLLLPSRPDHRIVYAASSLYAFEAVRAGVRVFRYQPGFLHQKVVLIDSEISAIGSANLDNRSFRLNFEVMLLTVDSAFAAEVERMLNDDFAQAHEIAKEESRETHRLQQVGMRVARLISPIL
- a CDS encoding metal ABC transporter permease — encoded protein: MLAAVDLWQPFHEFVFMRRALLGGLTLACSTAPLGVFLILRRMSLMGDAVAHGILPGAALGFWLAGLSLGALTIGGLAAGLGMAGLAAWVTRRTGLREDASLAAVYPISLASGVLILGMAGKRLDLLHLLFGSALAVDAPTLTGMLWVCGFSLITLLLIYRPLVLDTLDPLFLQIVSRLGPLVHGVFLTLVVLNLVIGFQAIGALMVVGLMMLPAAAARFWSRRLPVLIAIAALLGSVSVWLGLLLSFHDSLPSGPAIVLVAGGFYLVSVVFGPVHGLLRRPPLLTSQ